The following are encoded together in the Sandaracinaceae bacterium genome:
- a CDS encoding metallophosphoesterase: MRRPITAPLVALLTLGCVAPADDDSFERRAGLFRVVLVPDTQCYALHYPDIFQAQGDWIASHLEDLDVRAVAHLGDITEHNDAAQWRVAQGALAPLFGRVPLALAPGNHDLGVGGSAADRSSMLEAFFPLDEMAAAPGFVESYDGAPGNTAWLFSGERHDYVWIGVEFAPRDDVVRWARDVLAAHPTRIGIVSTHAYLDAEGRRYDHQDASAQPFCPYEYGVASVDANDGEELFAGAIAPSPNARLVFSGHVPNGFAHSVDVNDAGAEVHQVMADYQTGTVCPETGGDGNGFLLAVELEEDAAGVDVRVRSYSPWLDEHHPTHGATFRLQAP, encoded by the coding sequence ATGCGTCGCCCGATCACGGCCCCGCTCGTCGCCCTGCTCACGCTCGGCTGCGTGGCGCCCGCCGACGACGACAGCTTCGAGCGGCGCGCGGGGCTCTTTCGTGTGGTGCTCGTCCCGGACACGCAGTGCTACGCGCTCCACTACCCGGACATCTTCCAGGCGCAGGGCGACTGGATCGCCAGCCACCTCGAGGACCTCGACGTGCGGGCCGTCGCGCACCTCGGCGACATCACCGAGCACAACGACGCCGCGCAGTGGCGCGTCGCGCAGGGCGCCCTCGCGCCGCTCTTCGGCCGCGTGCCCCTCGCGCTCGCCCCGGGCAATCACGACCTGGGCGTCGGCGGCAGCGCGGCGGATCGGAGCTCCATGCTCGAGGCCTTCTTCCCGCTCGACGAGATGGCCGCCGCGCCCGGCTTCGTCGAGTCGTACGACGGCGCGCCGGGCAACACCGCGTGGCTCTTCTCGGGCGAGCGCCACGACTACGTGTGGATCGGCGTCGAGTTCGCGCCCCGCGACGACGTCGTGCGCTGGGCCCGCGACGTGCTGGCCGCGCACCCGACGCGCATCGGGATCGTCTCGACGCACGCCTACCTCGACGCGGAGGGCCGCCGCTACGACCACCAGGACGCGAGCGCGCAGCCCTTCTGTCCCTACGAGTACGGCGTCGCCTCCGTCGACGCGAACGACGGCGAGGAGCTCTTCGCGGGCGCCATCGCGCCCTCCCCCAACGCGCGCCTCGTGTTCAGCGGTCACGTGCCCAACGGCTTCGCCCACAGCGTCGACGTCAACGACGCGGGCGCGGAGGTGCACCAGGTCATGGCCGACTACCAGACCGGCACCGTCTGCCCCGAGACGGGCGGCGACGGCAACGGCTTCCTGCTCGCGGTGGAGCTCGAGGAGGACGCCGCGGGCGTCGACGTGCGCGTCCGCTCCTACTCGCCCTGGCTGGACGAGCACCACCCCACGCACGGCGCGACCTTCCGGCTCCAGGCCCCGTAG